In Euphorbia lathyris chromosome 9, ddEupLath1.1, whole genome shotgun sequence, the following are encoded in one genomic region:
- the LOC136206193 gene encoding heat stress transcription factor A-1e, producing the protein MESAYANTVPPFLCKTYDMVDDPSTNSVVSWTTTDNSFVVWNVPEFQKELLPKYFKHNNFSSFVRQLNTYGFRKVDPDRFEFANEGFLRGQKHLLKTISRKKPLQGQGNQPPQVNNVKVPSCVEVGKFGIDEEVEGLKRDKNALMQELVRLRQQQQTTDNQLQAVGQRVQVMEQRQQQMMSFLAKAMQNPGFLNQFVQQKNDSNRRIRGTKKRRLPGQEEENLVGKVGGNPPNGRVVKFHSSMNEAAKDMLNQILNMNSPSRLETSMNNSGQFLLGDLPSSGVMDSSSTSTRFSEVMLPEVQPATSGPSFIPADSGFSVNYPSNAVSEVQSPCYEATDHVKTSHIADMAVTGSSAALCNVNFLGSSTMNEVKIDPATSVLDAFMPAETDAFSPDEDADILVDGNANLPSIGDVFWEQFLTASPLTGDTDEINSSSPESQMTREQELHSWQENGWDNIQRMNHLTEQMEILGAASRSG; encoded by the exons ATGGAATCTGCCTACGCCAATACGGTGCCGCCATTCTTGTGCAAGACTTATGATATGGTAGATGATCCTTCCACCAATTCGGTGGTTTCCTGGACCACTACCGATAATAGTTTCGTCGTTTGGAATGTCCCCGAGTTTCAGAAGGAGCTTTTACCCAAGTACTTCAAGCATAATAATTTCTCTAGCTTTGTCAGGCAGCTCAACACTTAT GGTTTCAGAAAGGTTGACCCAGATCGCTTTGAATTTGCAAATGAAGGGTTTTTAAGAGGGCAAAAGCACCTCTTGAAGACTATATCTAGGAAGAAGCCCCTTCAAGGACAGGGTAATCAACCACCTCAAGTTAACAACGTAAAAGTTCCATCATGTGTAGAAGTTGGGAAGTTTGGAATAGACGAAGAGGTTGAAGGACTCAAACGGGACAAGAATGCGCTTATGCAGGAACTTGTTAGACTGAGGCAGCAACAGCAAACTACAGATAACCAGTTGCAAGCTGTTGGGCAACGTGTGCAGGTAATGGAGCAGCGTCAACAGCAAATGATGTCATTCCTTGCAAAGGCAATGCAAAATCCTGGCTTCTTAAATCAGTTTGTACAGCAGAAAAATGACAGCAACAGACGCATTAGGGGCACTAAAAAGAGGAGACTTCCCGGGCAGGAGGAAGAAAACTTGGTGGGCAAGGTTGGGGGTAATCCTCCCAATGGACGGGTAGTGAAATTCCATTCTTCGATGAATGAAGCTGCCAAAGATATGTTGAATCAGATTCTGAATATGAATTCACCATCTAGGCTGGAAACATCAATGAACAACTCTGGCCAGTTCTTGCTAGGCGATCTTCCTTCATCTGGTGTGATGGACAGCAGCAGCACTTCAACTAGGTTTTCAGAAGTGATGCTTCCAGAGGTTCAACCAGCCACTTCTGGACCATCATTTATTCCTGCCGACTCAGGATTTTCTGTCAATTATCCATCTAATGCTGTTTCTGAGGTCCAATCTCCATGTTATGAAGCGACAGACCATGTTAAAACAAGCCATATAGCGGACATGGCAGTGACAGGAAGCTCCGCTGCACTTTGTAATGTAAATTTTCTTGGTTCTAGTACTATGAACGAAGTGAAGATCGATCCAGCAACATCTGTTTTGGATGCTTTCATGCCTGCAGAAACTGATGCATTTTCTCCAGATGAAGATGCGGACATTTTAGTGGATGGCAATGCTAATCTTCCTAGTATCGGTGATGTATTTTGGGAACAGTTTCTTACAGCAAGTCCTCTCACAGGGGACACAGATGAAATTAATTCAAGCTCACCAGAAAGTCAGATGACCAGGGAGCAGGAATTGCATTCTTGGCAAGAGAATGGCTGGGACAATATTCAACGTATGAATCATCTTACTGAACAAATGGAAATTCTGGGAGCAGCAAGTCGGAGTGGGTGA
- the LOC136206569 gene encoding syntaxin-22: MSFQDLEAGRPFLQKKPPIRDPSQAVAAGIFQINTAVYSFNRLVNSLGTPKDTLDMRDKLHKTRQRIGDLVKDTSAKLREASETDHYEEVSPAKKINDAKLAKEFRAALNEFQKAQRLAAERETTYAPFIPKEVLPSSYDTHDPDVRSSKSSLQQSLLLESRRQEVVFVDNEIAFNEAIIEERDQGIKEVQQQINEVNEIFKDLAVLVHEQGVMIDDIGSNVEHSHAATAQGTTHLAKASKIQKSSSSLMCLLLVIFGIILLIVIIVVVA, translated from the exons ATGAGCTTTCAAGATCTTGAGGCTGGAAGGCCTTTCCTTCAAAAGAAGCCGCCAATTCGAGATCCTTCTCAAGCTGTTGCCGCTGGTATTTTCCAAATCAACACCGCCGTTTACTCCTTCAACCGTCTCGTCAATTCCCTCGGAACTCCCAAAGACACCCTCGATATGAGGGATAAGTT ACATAAGACTAGACAACGTATTGGTGATCTGGTCAAAGATACTTCTGCCAAGCTTAGGGAAGCCAGTGAAACCGATCATTATGAAGAAGTTAGC CCTGCCAAAAAGATCAATGATGCTAAACTTGCAAAGGAGTTCAGGGCAGCTCTTAATGAATTTCAGAAGGCCCAAAGGCTTGCTGCTGAGAGGGAAACAACCTATGCTCCTTTTATTCCCAAAGAAGTTCTTCCATCCAG CTATGATACCCATGATCCTGATGTAAGATCATCTAAAAGTTCTCTGCAACAATCTCTTCTTCTAGAATCTAGAAG ACAAGAAGTTGTATTTGTGGACaatgaaattgcattcaatGAAGCTATTATTGAAGAAAGAGATCAGGGGATTAAAGAAGTtcaacaacaaattaatgaaGTTAATGAAATTTTCAAAGACTTAGCTGTCTTGGTACATGAGCAAGGCGTAATGATTG ATGATATTGGTTCAAACGTTGAGCACTCCCATGCTGCAACTGCTCAAGGTACAACCCATCTTGCAAAAGCTTCCAAGATCCAAAAATCGAGTTCATCCCTG ATGTGTTTGCTCCTTGTGATATTTGGGATCATTCTGCTGATTGTCATTATAGTAGTTGTGGCTTGA